In Mesoplasma florum L1, the DNA window TTAATTTTATCTTCTTCAGTTAAATCTGCACAATAAACATTAAACGGTTCAGGTTTAAAAATATAATCATATCCAAAAGTATGATCTGATACTTTTAATTCCTCACCCATTAAACCTTTTGTGATTCCTAAAGCTTCAAAACTTTGATTTTCTTCATAATTGCAAATTACAATAGCAGTTTGCATGCTCATGTTTTTATTATCTGAATCTTTAGTTTTTTGCATTATCATTTTACATATCTCTTTAAAATCAGTTACAGGGTATGCTCATCTTCTTGAATAAACTCCAGGAAAACCATCAAGCGCATCAAAAAAGTATCCTGTGTCATCTCCAATAGCTCAACCATTGATGTATTTTGATAATGCTTCAGCTTTAATCTTTGCATTTTCCAATAATGTTTCACCGTTTTCTTCTGGTTCTACATATTCTGGTAAATCTTTAACGCTTTTAATTTCATAATCAGGTAATAATAATTTAAATTCTTTGATTTTACCCTCATTATTGCTAGCTATTCATAATTCTTTTTTATTCATGACTGCCTTTCTGAGATAATTTGATAATATATATTATATATTTTAGAGGTTTAGGTATAAAAATGAAAGCAGTTAGCGGTTTAAGTAATAAAATAATTGTAAAAGAAAAAGTTTTAGTTAAAGAATCTTATTCATATGTTGATAAATACCTTGACAGAGACAATGAAATAAAAATTTATGAGCAATTAAGTAATTTAAAAAATGATTTTATGATAATACCTTTTGAATGAAAAATTAATAAAACACAAATGGTATCTAAAACTGAATTTTTTGATAATGCCATAACTCTTCACGAAACAGATATCTGTGTTAATAAAATGAAATCAATAATCAAAATAATTAGTAAAATACATAATTTAGAATTGATTGATATAAAGGTATTTAATCCTAAAGAATTTTTAAACTTCTTTATTAAAAATACAAAAGAATGCTTATTTGATTTAGACTTTATTAAAGATCAAGTTAATTTAATAATAGATAATTATTGAAGTGATAATTCTAAACCAGTCTTTTCTCACAATGACTTAGTAAAAGGAAATTTTATTAATTATAAAAAAGGGTGAAAAATAATTGATTTTGAATATGCTATGTATAACCACTATTTATTTGATTATGCTAGTTTTATAAGTGAATCTTTAAATAAAAAAAGATGGAATGTATTTTTAAATTTATTAAATTTATCTGAAGCAGAATTAAATAAAATAACTAATCTGATCTTATATCAAAATTACTTATGGATTTATTGAGCCAGTTATATGTTTGAACAAACTAATGATCAAATTTTTAAAGACATTGCCAAAGAAAAATTTGAAAATATAAAATAAAATCTTAGCTTTTAACTAAGATTTTTTTGTTTACTATTTTATTAACTATAACTATAGATAAATAAGAACAAATGATAATTCACATTCAAGTAAATGTTGTATCAGTAAGTCAATGACTTCCGTTAATTAAAAATGATATAACTAAAAATAATTGATGTACAAAGAATAAATAAATAGCAGCTATTTTTCCTTTTGATAAATTGTTAGGATTTTTAAAATCAATTATGAAAATGAACGCAAATCCACACATACCCATTTGAGCCATGTGACCTGATGGAAAAGCATTAGCATCAAATAATTTATCTAGAGATCAGTCTATTTTATCTGGGTTACCAATTAAACCATTAAATATTCATCATGGTTGAAAGACATCAGGTGATTTAACTCAATCTGGATTAAAATTTATAGCTATTCCATATTTTTCTTGAAACATGTTTACTCTTTCTTTTAAAACAACTTCCATTAAATTATAGTAATCTCTCCCCATTAATATTTTTAATGTTCCAACTAAACCGTATGCTAAAAAGAAAAAAACAATTATTTGTATACATTTAATTCAATATTTATTTTCATAAAAAAATGGTTTTTTAAATCAAACTAATTTTGCATATAATAATATACTCAATAATATCCCAAATTGTAAAACAGCTATAATAACTAACATTTTTCTAAAGTCTTTTGCACTAATGAATCTTTTAATATCAAATTTTAATATATCTCCATCAATAGTTTCAACTGTTCTGTTAAATTTTCATGAACTATCTACTTTTAAAAACATAAAAATAAATCAAGCAATTAGTATAACTGCAAAAAAGATTCAAGATCAAAAATCTTTATCTAACCCCTTTTTCTTATTTAAGTTTATTAAAATATATTCTATGATGATAAAAGCTATTAATGCAAAAACAATATATAAATCTGTATACCCTGATTGTAAATAATAAATTGAAAGATATTTTATAAAATCAATTTTTAATAACTGTGCAAATATTTCCATTATTTCATAATCATAAAATGATGAAAATATAAAAAAGAATAAATTTAGTAAAAAAATACCTATCAAAGGATAAATAATAAATTTATTTAGTTTGTTTTTTTCCTTTAAAAATTGCATTTTTTGACCGTTCCTTAAACATTCTTAATTTTTATTGTAGACAAAAAAAAAAAAAAAACACTTTTTTGTCTAAAAAAAGTGTTTTTGGCGATCTATGAGAATAAACCTGTAGCTCCAATTGCTGATGAAATAAGAATTCAAAGTGGTATTGTAATAATACTTGTTAATATTGTTAAAGTTCCAACATGAGATGCAATTTTTGGTTCTTTATTATAAATAATTGCATAACCTACAATTGTGTTTGCTGTTGGTGAAGCTATGATTGCAACACATAATACAAATGCTAGTGAAGTGATGCCTTTTCCAATAACTGTTTTAAGTAATAAACTAAATATTATGAATAATACAACACATATTAATGGTGTAATTATATTTTTTACAAAAGTAGCTCATCAAACTAATCACGATTGGAAAGATTCTTTAATTTGACTTTTAGCTAATACTGCTCCCATTGAGAATCATGCAAGTGGACTAGCTAATGGAGCTAATATACCTAATACTTGACTTAACCCTGGAATAAATTTATCGATTCTACTTATTGAATAATATGTGTTATCTATGTGTATTACTTTAACACCTGGAATTAATTGAAATAATCATAAAAATATCCCAATGAATGTAGCTATAATAACAGGATTTTTAAATACCTTAAGCATACTTATAAATGAAGTCTTCTGCTTTTCTTGTAACAAACTATTTTGTACTTCATTTTCATTATATCTTTTCTTTTTCATAATATTATCAGCTGCTGAATACATGAAAATTCAAAAACCAATTAAAAATAATGATGAATATAAATCTATTGATTGTTGTTGATCAGCTGGTGAGATTGCTTTGATAATCATTACACCAAAATAAACTGCTGATGAAAAAGCAACACTCATTCCTAAAGTATCTTGTAATGATTTTGATTTACCTATAAAAAAATATTTAGACCCAAAAGTTAAACTTGTATAAAATATCAAACCTAAAATTGCTATAAAAATAGATTCTCAAATATAATCAGTATTTATATCTATTAAAAAGCTTTTAAGCGCTAATGCAGGTAATGCTGCGTATAAAATTATCTTAACAACAACTTTTTCTCAATCAGCAAAAATAAGCGTTTTTCTTTGAAATATAAAACCTATAAAAATAATAAAAGAGGCAGCTATTAGAATACTTCAAAAATTAAAATTTGATAATACATCTACCATAGCTTTCATTGAACTACTATAAAACATTTTTTTCTCCAAAACTATATTTATAATAATTATAAAGTATTAATAATTTGATAAGTTATATAAATATAAAAAAATGAACCATTGGTTCATTTAAATTAAAATTTAAGTTTTACTAATTCTCTTGTTGCTGAAGTTAGCATTCTATAACCATCTTTTAAAACTAAGATATCATCTTCAATTCTAACTCCACCTAAACCTGGAATGTAAATTCCTGGTTCAATTGTTAAAGTCATGTTTTCTTTTAAAATAGTATTTCCTGCAGCTGATGCATATGGTTCTTCATGTATTTCAACTCCATAACCATGACCTAAACCATGAGTAAAGTATCCACCATATCCTCTTTTTTCAATGAAATCATAAACTTGTTTATGTATTTCACCAGCATTAACACCTTCTGAAACTAAACTTATTCCTAAAGATTGTGCTTCATAAACTGCATTATAAATGTCTTCTAATTTTGCATCTATTTCACCAATTGCTATAGTTCTAGTTTGATCTGAGCAATATCCATTGTAATAACAACCCATATCAATAGTTACAAGATCTCCAATTTCAATTTTTTTGTCAGTTGGAACAGCATGAGGCATACTTCCATTAACACCAGATGCAATGATTGTGTCAAATGATATTTTTTCAGCACCTTTTACTAAAAATTCATTATCAACGAATCTTTGTAATTCTTTTTCAGTCATTCCTGGTTTTACATATTCAAGAATAGCTTCAAAAACTTCATTAGTTATATCACAAGCTTTTTGTAGTTGTTCAATTTCTCATTCATCCTTAACAATTCTAATTTCTGAACAATTAATAGGAACTAAAGTTTGTTCTGTAAAAATAGATGCATATTTTTCAAATTCTGCATAATGAACTCAATCAGATTCAAATCCTAATTTTTTAACATTATGTTCTTTTAGTATTTCTTTCATTTGAACAAATAAATTGTTTGAAAATTCTCTTATTTCAATATCTTTTGGAATGTTATTTGAATTTCTTGCAGCTGTTATATATCTTCCATCAACTAATAAATAGCTTTTTGTTTTTGTTATCAATAAGTAACCTAATGAAGACTTAAATCTTGAAAATCAATATCTATTTTCAGGTGAATAAAATAAAATAGCTTCAGCTGAATTTGATTCTAATAATTTATTTACTATTTCTTGTTTTTTCATACTTACTCCTTGTTTTGTTATATATTATTTTGTCATTAAATAAAAAAAAATAAAATAGTTAAACTATTTTTTTTGTTTATGTAATTCGTGTTTGTTGCAGTTACTGCAGAATTTTTTAACTTCTATTTTTTCTTTTTTCTTATCGTTTTTACCAATGTAATTTTCATTTTTACATTCTGTACAACGTAGAATATATTTTTCACGCATAAACGTCACCTCACTAAACTTTTCTTGTATAGATACAATATCTATTTAATATTATCAACCTTTCTACTTTTTTACAAGTTAGATAGTCAATAAATTTATTATTAAAGATTAATTTGCTTATTTTAGATGATTTATAGTAAAATATTAATAATGATTTTAATCATTTATCTTAAGGAGGAATTATGAAGAAATTAATAGCCCTTTTAGGAGCCATTACTTTGACTGCTTCATCAGCATCACTTGTAGTAGCTTGTGGAAATACAACAGTACCAGAATATGACAATTTTGCAAAACTTGCTAATGCAACTAGACCAACATTAAATGATAACAATGAGATCGAACAAAAAGGTTCAACTTTGGTTTACTACATTGGAGCAGAAGATAATCTTTCTTCATTATCATTTGAATATGCATTAAAAAAATCAGTTGGACTTGATGAAAGTGCTTCTTTAGATGATGCATTTGAAAAATTGAATGAATCTAACAGTTCAACCAATGATTTTGCAGGAAAATTTAAAGGTATAGGTGATACTTTTACAGCTAATAACGTAAATGGTGATGATGCCTTAAGATTAGTTGAAACAAATGTTACTTATAACAAGAAAAAAGATTTATGATATTTTGAAAATCAAACTGACTTAAGTACTTTTAGTGCTGAAGCTACTGGAACTAAAATTGAAATGCATGGAACAACAGTTGATACTGTTGGAGATCTTTGAACAGATAAAGCAACTAAAAAAATATTAAATGATTGAATAAAACCTTCGATTGCTAGAATGGTTTATGCTAATATAGATAAACATAATCAATCATGAGATAAAACAAAAGATAAAGAACAGATTAAAAAAGTTAATGATGAAATAAACTCAAGAACTGAAGCTATTAAAAATTCAAAAGGTCCTTTATTCTTAATTATTAGAAATGGTGAGTTTGTAGGTTATTTAGAAGGATTTGAAGCTTATAATCAAGTTAAAAAAGATGGAGACAATCCAGATTTAGGTAAAAGCGATTACAAAGAAAATGATCTTATAAATAATTTTATAAACGGTATGCAAAGTGTTGTTCATACTAAAGATATAATGACAAAAACATATAAATCTGATAATACTAACTATAATTTAAATTCAACAGCATCAAATCAATGAAAATGACAGAATTGAGATAATTGAGTTATTAGAGATTCTAAAACATCATCAGAATCTGGAGAGAGTTATTCATATAATTTAAATAAATACTAAAATAGGTTTTATCCTATTTTTTATTTTGTTTTTTAAAATATAGTAAATAAAAAATCAACCCGAAAGTTGATTGTATTTTTTAAATGGTCCCCAAGGCCAGACTTGAACTGGCACGGGAGATAAAGCCCGGTGGATTTTAAGTCCACTGCGTCTACCGATTCCGCCACTTGGGGATGTATATGGTGACTCGCCGGAGGCTCGAACTCCGGACCCACTGGTTAAAAGCCAGTTGCTCTACCGACTGAGCTAGCGAGTCAAAGTTGGTTGGGCTAGCAGGATTCGAACCGGCGCATGAGGGAGTCAAAGTCCCTTGCCTTACCGCTTGGCTATAGCCCAATAAATGGTGGAGGGGGAGGGATTCGAACCCCCGAACCGAAAGGAAGTGGGTTACAGCCACCCGCGTTTGACCGCTTCGCTACCCCTCCATTTAAATGGTGCTGACTAAAGGACTTGAACCTTCGACCTATTGATTACTAGTCAATTGCTCTACCAACTGAGCTAAGTCAGCGATGCCTTTTTTTTTGCTATCCTCTTTTAACAAGGACATTATTTATTTTATATTATTAATTTTAAATAAACAAGCAAAATTTTAAAAAAAATGCTTTTTTTAAAATAAAAAAAGTTGTTAGTCAACAACTTTAAATATATCTTTAAGTTTTTTCTTTTCTTTAGATTTTTTAGGTTTAGAATTTCCTGCTTTTTGGAAGTCTTCTCTATTTTTCAAATTAATTTTATTTATTGTTTTATGATCTAATAAAATTTCTTTATCAACTCATTTTTCCATGTTTTCAATAATAACTTTTCTTGTATTTTTTGTTAGATCTTCTGTTTTTAATGAAATATGTTTTAAAGGCATTATTGGTTTCCCAAAAACAACTTTTATTTCAATATGTTTTGGTCTATCTTTGCTAAATACTTGGTATGAGTTAATTATTGTAACTGGAACAACAGGAGCGTTAGCCATTTGAGCTACTTTTAATGCTGCTGGTTGGAATTCTCCTACTTGTTGTGAATGACTTCTAGTTCCTTCTGGGAATATAGCTAATGAACGTCTAAAGTCTACAACTAATTGTTTTCCTTCTTTGAAAGCTTCTAATGCACTTCTTGGGTTTTTTCTATCAAGTGGGATACAATCCATTAAACGAACAAATCTACCAAATTTTTTATCTTCTCATAATTCTTTTTTAGCAATAAACGCTAAAGGCTGTTGAAGATAAAAATTATTTAATGCTACAAGTGCAACTGGATCAAAGTTTGATTGATGGTTAGGTGCTAATATAACTCCACGATCTAATCAATTTTCAATTCCTTCACATTTAACAGTTATATCAGAAACATATAAAATTCTTTTCGCTGCTTTTTTAACAAAATTATAGCAATATTCTTCTGAAAAATATCCTGGGCTTTTTAAATTCTTTTTACTTATTTTTTTAGCTTTACGCATCATGTTTCACATTGGTAATCACATGTATGTCATTTTTCAAAAATTAAGTTTTAATTTTTCCTTTTTTTTCTTTTTAGTTTTTGATTTAGTTGTTTTTGTTGAACTAACATTTGTTACTTCAGTAGTTTCAACGACTTTAACTTCTTCAATTTTAACTTCTTCAACTTTTTTAGCTGGCTGGTTTTTTGCAACTGGTTTTGTTGCAGTTTTTTTAGCTGGTGATTTTGGTGTAGCTGCTTTTTTAGTTGCTGGTTTTGTTTCAGTTTTTTTAGCTACTGGTTTTTTAACTTCTTTTTCTTTTGTCA includes these proteins:
- a CDS encoding non-canonical purine NTP pyrophosphatase; translated protein: MNKKELWIASNNEGKIKEFKLLLPDYEIKSVKDLPEYVEPEENGETLLENAKIKAEALSKYINGWAIGDDTGYFFDALDGFPGVYSRRWAYPVTDFKEICKMIMQKTKDSDNKNMSMQTAIVICNYEENQSFEALGITKGLMGEELKVSDHTFGYDYIFKPEPFNVYCADLTEEDKINCSARAYALNDIKKIIEKEIK
- a CDS encoding phosphotransferase family protein, with product MKAVSGLSNKIIVKEKVLVKESYSYVDKYLDRDNEIKIYEQLSNLKNDFMIIPFEWKINKTQMVSKTEFFDNAITLHETDICVNKMKSIIKIISKIHNLELIDIKVFNPKEFLNFFIKNTKECLFDLDFIKDQVNLIIDNYWSDNSKPVFSHNDLVKGNFINYKKGWKIIDFEYAMYNHYLFDYASFISESLNKKRWNVFLNLLNLSEAELNKITNLILYQNYLWIYWASYMFEQTNDQIFKDIAKEKFENIK
- a CDS encoding phosphatase PAP2 family protein, with protein sequence MQFLKEKNKLNKFIIYPLIGIFLLNLFFFIFSSFYDYEIMEIFAQLLKIDFIKYLSIYYLQSGYTDLYIVFALIAFIIIEYILINLNKKKGLDKDFWSWIFFAVILIAWFIFMFLKVDSSWKFNRTVETIDGDILKFDIKRFISAKDFRKMLVIIAVLQFGILLSILLYAKLVWFKKPFFYENKYWIKCIQIIVFFFLAYGLVGTLKILMGRDYYNLMEVVLKERVNMFQEKYGIAINFNPDWVKSPDVFQPWWIFNGLIGNPDKIDWSLDKLFDANAFPSGHMAQMGMCGFAFIFIIDFKNPNNLSKGKIAAIYLFFVHQLFLVISFLINGSHWLTDTTFTWMWIIICSYLSIVIVNKIVNKKILVKS
- a CDS encoding AEC family transporter; the protein is MFYSSSMKAMVDVLSNFNFWSILIAASFIIFIGFIFQRKTLIFADWEKVVVKIILYAALPALALKSFLIDINTDYIWESIFIAILGLIFYTSLTFGSKYFFIGKSKSLQDTLGMSVAFSSAVYFGVMIIKAISPADQQQSIDLYSSLFLIGFWIFMYSAADNIMKKKRYNENEVQNSLLQEKQKTSFISMLKVFKNPVIIATFIGIFLWLFQLIPGVKVIHIDNTYYSISRIDKFIPGLSQVLGILAPLASPLAWFSMGAVLAKSQIKESFQSWLVWWATFVKNIITPLICVVLFIIFSLLLKTVIGKGITSLAFVLCVAIIASPTANTIVGYAIIYNKEPKIASHVGTLTILTSIITIPLWILISSAIGATGLFS
- a CDS encoding aminopeptidase P family protein, encoding MKKQEIVNKLLESNSAEAILFYSPENRYWFSRFKSSLGYLLITKTKSYLLVDGRYITAARNSNNIPKDIEIREFSNNLFVQMKEILKEHNVKKLGFESDWVHYAEFEKYASIFTEQTLVPINCSEIRIVKDEWEIEQLQKACDITNEVFEAILEYVKPGMTEKELQRFVDNEFLVKGAEKISFDTIIASGVNGSMPHAVPTDKKIEIGDLVTIDMGCYYNGYCSDQTRTIAIGEIDAKLEDIYNAVYEAQSLGISLVSEGVNAGEIHKQVYDFIEKRGYGGYFTHGLGHGYGVEIHEEPYASAAGNTILKENMTLTIEPGIYIPGLGGVRIEDDILVLKDGYRMLTSATRELVKLKF
- the rpmG gene encoding 50S ribosomal protein L33, whose protein sequence is MREKYILRCTECKNENYIGKNDKKKEKIEVKKFCSNCNKHELHKQKK
- a CDS encoding lipoprotein gives rise to the protein MKKLIALLGAITLTASSASLVVACGNTTVPEYDNFAKLANATRPTLNDNNEIEQKGSTLVYYIGAEDNLSSLSFEYALKKSVGLDESASLDDAFEKLNESNSSTNDFAGKFKGIGDTFTANNVNGDDALRLVETNVTYNKKKDLWYFENQTDLSTFSAEATGTKIEMHGTTVDTVGDLWTDKATKKILNDWIKPSIARMVYANIDKHNQSWDKTKDKEQIKKVNDEINSRTEAIKNSKGPLFLIIRNGEFVGYLEGFEAYNQVKKDGDNPDLGKSDYKENDLINNFINGMQSVVHTKDIMTKTYKSDNTNYNLNSTASNQWKWQNWDNWVIRDSKTSSESGESYSYNLNKY
- a CDS encoding lysophospholipid acyltransferase family protein, with product MTKEKEVKKPVAKKTETKPATKKAATPKSPAKKTATKPVAKNQPAKKVEEVKIEEVKVVETTEVTNVSSTKTTKSKTKKKKKEKLKLNFWKMTYMWLPMWNMMRKAKKISKKNLKSPGYFSEEYCYNFVKKAAKRILYVSDITVKCEGIENWLDRGVILAPNHQSNFDPVALVALNNFYLQQPLAFIAKKELWEDKKFGRFVRLMDCIPLDRKNPRSALEAFKEGKQLVVDFRRSLAIFPEGTRSHSQQVGEFQPAALKVAQMANAPVVPVTIINSYQVFSKDRPKHIEIKVVFGKPIMPLKHISLKTEDLTKNTRKVIIENMEKWVDKEILLDHKTINKINLKNREDFQKAGNSKPKKSKEKKKLKDIFKVVD